The following are encoded in a window of Methanobrevibacter olleyae genomic DNA:
- a CDS encoding rubredoxin, whose amino-acid sequence MVKYVCMHCEYTWDSETGDETYKVPAGPIEDFPDDWVCPQCAAGIEGIITEDE is encoded by the coding sequence ATGGTAAAATATGTTTGTATGCATTGTGAATATACTTGGGACTCTGAAACTGGGGATGAAACTTATAAAGTACCAGCAGGGCCTATAGAAGACTTCCCAGATGATTGGGTATGTCCTCAATGTGCTGCAGGTATTGAAGGAATTATTACCGAAGATGAATAA
- the hisC gene encoding histidinol-phosphate transaminase, with translation MKVRNAVEELDPYVPGRSKEEIAQEFGVKKEDIIKLGSNENPWGPSPKVKEAIEAELKNINRYPESDLEELKKEFARYSDVKQEQIIIGGDGADELIDTLAKTFIEEKDEFIVPLPSYMYYEFLFKPYGAIPHYAKWNLKTNTLDLDSVLDAINEKTKILFLCTPNNPTGGLISQDEFRAILNKTNKSKGGVCDAIVVIDEAYFEYSKTNNVNLLEEYDNIFIIRTMSKVMGLAGMRIGYGISTKEIIEYMHRIKPVFSLTKLSYIAALTTIKDSEYIEESIEKGIESRDFLYDEISKMKSVKAYKSYSNFILIDIHNTGFRAAELTREFMKRGMIVRDCSSFKGLDDYYIRISICTLEEDKKFIEVMKEILNE, from the coding sequence ATGAAAGTACGTAATGCAGTGGAAGAATTAGACCCATATGTTCCAGGAAGATCCAAAGAAGAAATTGCACAAGAATTCGGAGTGAAAAAAGAAGATATCATCAAATTAGGATCTAATGAAAACCCATGGGGACCATCTCCAAAAGTAAAAGAGGCTATTGAAGCAGAACTTAAAAACATTAACAGATATCCGGAATCTGATTTAGAAGAACTTAAAAAAGAATTTGCAAGATACTCCGATGTAAAACAAGAGCAAATAATCATCGGCGGAGATGGAGCAGATGAGCTTATTGATACCTTAGCAAAAACTTTTATTGAAGAGAAAGATGAATTTATAGTCCCTTTACCTTCTTATATGTATTATGAATTTTTATTTAAGCCCTATGGTGCAATTCCCCATTATGCTAAATGGAATCTCAAAACCAATACTTTGGATTTAGATTCTGTACTTGATGCTATCAATGAAAAAACAAAGATCTTATTTTTATGCACTCCAAATAACCCAACCGGTGGATTAATTAGCCAGGATGAATTTAGAGCAATCTTAAATAAAACAAATAAATCTAAAGGCGGAGTATGTGATGCAATAGTTGTAATAGATGAAGCATACTTTGAATACTCAAAAACAAATAATGTAAACCTTTTAGAAGAATATGATAATATCTTCATCATTAGAACCATGTCTAAAGTAATGGGCCTTGCAGGTATGAGAATTGGTTATGGCATTTCAACTAAAGAGATTATTGAATACATGCACAGAATTAAACCTGTTTTCTCACTTACAAAGCTTTCTTATATAGCTGCTTTAACTACAATAAAAGATAGTGAATATATTGAAGAGTCAATTGAAAAAGGAATTGAAAGTAGGGATTTCTTATATGATGAAATATCTAAAATGAAATCTGTAAAAGCCTATAAATCCTATTCTAACTTTATCTTAATTGATATCCATAATACTGGATTTCGAGCAGCAGAGTTAACAAGAGAGTTTATGAAAAGAGGAATGATTGTTAGAGATTGTAGCTCTTTTAAAGGATTAGATGATTATTATATTAGAATAAGCATTTGTACATTAGAAGAAGACAAAAAATTCATTGAAGTTATGAAAGAAATTCTAAATGAATAA
- a CDS encoding anaerobic ribonucleoside-triphosphate reductase activating protein: MEYSATVTSSIEYPKNMSFVIFLAKCPLKCPYCSNSEILERGTEISLEEIYEKIDDSALFIDAVVISGGEPLVQYEDVIEIFKYVKEIGLKTKLDTSGVYPDRLRKILDLDLVDYVAMDVKAPSDKYNEIIKADIGDKVRECMKIVNEHEDVILECRTTYCPALLKEEDLFTIANEVDCDLYTLQQFRNRCVLDESLAEAEEPNPHDMENIAKKIKKLHPNQNINVKTAEFGQKSV, from the coding sequence ATGGAATACAGTGCAACAGTTACTTCATCAATTGAATATCCTAAAAATATGTCTTTTGTAATATTTTTAGCAAAATGTCCTCTTAAATGTCCTTACTGTAGCAATAGTGAAATATTAGAAAGGGGAACTGAAATTAGTTTAGAAGAAATCTATGAAAAAATCGATGATTCTGCACTATTTATTGATGCTGTTGTAATATCTGGTGGCGAACCTTTAGTACAATATGAAGATGTAATTGAAATCTTTAAATATGTTAAAGAAATTGGTCTTAAGACTAAATTAGATACAAGTGGTGTCTATCCAGATAGATTAAGAAAAATCCTAGATTTAGATTTAGTTGATTATGTCGCTATGGATGTTAAAGCTCCATCCGATAAGTATAATGAAATAATTAAAGCAGATATTGGAGATAAAGTCAGAGAATGTATGAAAATTGTAAATGAACATGAAGATGTCATTTTAGAATGCAGAACTACCTATTGTCCAGCATTACTTAAAGAAGAAGACTTATTTACAATAGCTAATGAAGTAGATTGTGATTTATACACCTTACAACAATTTAGAAATAGATGTGTTTTAGATGAATCTTTAGCAGAAGCAGAAGAACCAAATCCTCATGATATGGAAAATATTGCTAAAAAGATTAAAAAATTACATCCAAACCAAAATATAAATGTGAAAACTGCAGAATTTGGTCAAAAAAGCGTTTAA
- the glmU gene encoding bifunctional sugar-1-phosphate nucleotidylyltransferase/acetyltransferase, which yields MKAIILSAGEGTRMRPLTLTKPKTMLPVAGKPIIQYNIEALRDCGIEDILLVVGYKEEIVKDYFKDGSQLGVNISYATQSKLEGTADAIGYGKDFIKDSLITLNGDIILDVEILSEIIEDYEKSKPDTLIVLTEVEDPSAFGVVELDGDKIINIVEKPKKEEAPSNLINTGIYIFNKDIFDKIEKTEISPRGEYEITDSLSLQIADGKVVKGHKTTKEWMDIGKPWELIEINEELLNHIEGEIIGTVEEGATIHGEVFLDEGSLIRSGVYIEGPVYIGKNCDIGPNSYIRGNSYFGDNVHIGNAVEIKNSIIMENTNVSHLSYVGDSILGSNCNIAAGTNIANLRFDNKTVKTTIKNKRTDTGRRKLGAIVGDSVKTGINSSLSPGVKIGVRSTIGSGVLLYEDLESDMRVLVRQEHIIQNKKETGQVPLGGVHNPK from the coding sequence GTGAAAGCTATAATTTTAAGTGCAGGTGAAGGAACAAGAATGAGACCTCTAACTCTTACAAAACCTAAAACAATGTTACCTGTTGCTGGAAAACCTATTATACAATACAATATAGAGGCATTACGTGATTGTGGCATTGAAGATATTCTTCTTGTCGTGGGATATAAAGAAGAAATAGTTAAAGATTACTTTAAAGATGGTTCACAGCTTGGAGTAAATATCAGTTATGCCACCCAAAGTAAATTAGAAGGAACTGCAGATGCAATTGGTTATGGAAAAGACTTCATCAAAGACAGTCTAATTACTCTTAATGGAGATATCATATTAGATGTTGAAATACTTAGTGAAATCATTGAAGATTATGAAAAATCCAAACCAGACACATTGATAGTATTAACTGAAGTAGAAGATCCAAGTGCATTTGGTGTTGTTGAATTAGATGGAGATAAAATTATTAATATTGTTGAAAAGCCTAAAAAAGAAGAAGCTCCAAGTAATTTAATCAATACAGGTATTTATATTTTTAATAAAGATATTTTCGATAAAATTGAAAAAACTGAAATTTCACCAAGAGGAGAATATGAAATTACAGATTCATTATCCCTTCAGATTGCAGATGGAAAAGTAGTTAAAGGACATAAAACCACTAAGGAATGGATGGATATTGGAAAGCCATGGGAATTAATTGAAATTAATGAGGAATTACTTAATCATATTGAAGGAGAGATTATAGGAACTGTTGAAGAAGGAGCTACCATCCATGGAGAAGTGTTTTTAGACGAAGGCAGCCTCATTCGTTCAGGAGTTTATATTGAAGGGCCAGTATACATTGGTAAAAACTGTGATATTGGGCCTAATTCTTATATTAGAGGAAATTCCTACTTTGGAGATAATGTTCACATTGGTAATGCTGTAGAAATTAAAAACTCAATTATTATGGAAAATACGAATGTAAGTCATTTAAGTTATGTTGGAGATTCAATCTTAGGTTCTAACTGTAATATTGCAGCTGGAACTAATATCGCTAATTTACGTTTCGATAATAAAACTGTAAAAACCACTATTAAAAATAAAAGAACTGATACTGGAAGGCGTAAATTAGGCGCAATTGTAGGAGATTCTGTAAAAACTGGTATTAACTCAAGTTTAAGTCCTGGAGTTAAAATTGGAGTAAGGTCTACAATTGGTTCTGGTGTTTTATTATATGAAGACCTAGAGTCTGATATGAGAGTACTAGTAAGACAAGAACATATTATTCAAAATAAAAAAGAAACAGGACAAGTCCCATTAGGAGGAGTCCATAACCCAAAATAA
- a CDS encoding exodeoxyribonuclease VII large subunit, protein MLVFASYIEPKEIQIKEITRDNIGETVAITGVVESIKESSSGSSCFIELNDGTGKINLIIFESTLVELKEAGNDLNSFKNHKVRVIGSITEYKSSMELILSNSNSIKLVS, encoded by the coding sequence ATGTTGGTTTTTGCATCATATATTGAACCAAAAGAAATACAAATAAAAGAGATTACAAGAGACAATATTGGAGAAACAGTAGCTATTACAGGGGTAGTTGAATCTATAAAAGAATCATCAAGTGGCAGTTCTTGTTTTATAGAATTGAATGATGGAACAGGTAAAATAAATTTAATAATTTTTGAATCAACACTAGTTGAACTTAAAGAAGCAGGTAATGATTTAAATAGTTTTAAAAATCATAAAGTGAGGGTCATTGGCAGTATAACTGAATATAAATCTTCAATGGAGTTAATTTTATCTAATTCAAATTCGATTAAACTAGTTTCTTAA
- a CDS encoding ATP-dependent DNA ligase encodes MKYGELVKVYEALGATTKRLEKRDILADFLKTVDVEDLEKITLMALGRVFPSWSEDEQGIGDKLIMRAVGDVVGVSVELVEDAVRDEGDIGAAAEKLYAKKTQMTFFSQALTVNFVYNQLRKLSTISGSRSTTRKISNILELLSSASAIEAKYICRTILEELRIGVGEGIIRDAISLAFDIDKAVAERAHMLTNDLGLVAKVAKEEGEEGLKKLTLIPGRPVKPMLAQLSEAIDISIEEMGCALCETKYDGFRTQFHKNGDEITLFTRRLENVTLAFPDAVELIREGLPDEDFIAEGEIIGFKNGKPQPFQSVLQRVRRKYDIKETMKNVPIKIFLYDLLYFKEPTVDEPIIKRREILESIVDSSNPELNLSDIVKVSPENIGDAVDLFNKSIEGGHEGIMIKNCAEPYIPGIRGKKMLKFKAEPETLDAVVVGGVKGIGKRGDFIGSYEIALRDENDQLQTITHVGTGLSDDDLANLTEKMEELKITERGTRITVHPKIIFEIAYSEIVKSPEYSAGYSLRFPVVKRIRTDKGLEDIDTVERLESMFNG; translated from the coding sequence ATGAAATATGGGGAACTTGTTAAAGTTTACGAGGCATTAGGTGCAACTACAAAAAGATTAGAAAAAAGAGATATTTTAGCAGATTTTCTTAAAACTGTTGATGTTGAAGATTTAGAAAAGATTACTTTAATGGCTTTAGGGCGTGTTTTTCCTTCTTGGAGTGAAGATGAACAGGGTATTGGTGATAAGCTAATCATGAGGGCTGTTGGAGATGTTGTAGGAGTATCGGTAGAATTAGTTGAAGATGCTGTTCGTGATGAAGGGGATATTGGAGCTGCTGCAGAGAAATTATACGCTAAAAAGACTCAAATGACATTTTTTTCACAAGCTTTAACTGTTAACTTTGTTTATAATCAACTAAGAAAATTAAGCACAATATCTGGAAGTAGATCTACTACTCGTAAAATTTCTAATATTCTTGAGCTTTTGTCCTCTGCTTCAGCAATTGAAGCTAAATATATTTGCAGAACTATTTTAGAAGAGCTTAGAATTGGTGTAGGGGAAGGAATTATTCGTGATGCAATATCCCTTGCCTTTGATATTGATAAAGCAGTTGCTGAGCGAGCTCATATGTTAACAAATGATTTAGGTCTTGTTGCAAAAGTAGCAAAGGAAGAAGGTGAAGAGGGACTTAAAAAATTAACATTGATTCCTGGTAGGCCAGTAAAACCAATGCTTGCACAGTTATCTGAAGCTATTGATATAAGTATTGAAGAAATGGGATGTGCACTTTGTGAGACAAAATATGATGGGTTCCGTACTCAGTTCCATAAGAATGGTGATGAAATTACTTTATTTACTCGTCGCTTAGAAAATGTTACATTGGCATTTCCTGATGCAGTTGAATTAATTAGGGAAGGGCTTCCAGATGAAGATTTTATTGCAGAGGGGGAAATTATAGGTTTTAAAAATGGTAAACCTCAGCCATTCCAAAGTGTATTACAAAGGGTTAGAAGAAAATATGATATTAAAGAAACTATGAAAAATGTACCTATAAAAATCTTTTTATATGATTTGCTTTACTTTAAAGAGCCAACAGTTGATGAGCCAATTATAAAACGTAGAGAAATCTTGGAGAGTATTGTAGATTCCTCAAATCCAGAACTAAATCTTAGTGATATTGTTAAAGTAAGCCCTGAGAATATAGGGGATGCAGTAGATTTATTTAATAAATCAATTGAAGGGGGACATGAAGGAATAATGATTAAAAACTGTGCAGAACCATATATTCCGGGAATTCGTGGCAAAAAGATGTTGAAATTTAAAGCAGAACCTGAAACATTAGATGCTGTTGTTGTTGGAGGAGTGAAAGGAATTGGTAAAAGGGGAGATTTCATAGGTTCTTATGAAATAGCTCTTCGTGATGAAAATGACCAGTTACAAACTATTACTCATGTAGGAACAGGCCTTTCTGATGATGACTTAGCAAATCTTACTGAAAAGATGGAAGAGCTTAAAATCACTGAGAGGGGAACTCGTATAACTGTTCATCCAAAAATTATTTTTGAAATTGCATATAGTGAGATTGTAAAAAGCCCAGAATACTCAGCTGGTTACTCTTTACGCTTCCCAGTTGTAAAAAGAATCAGAACAGACAAAGGATTAGAAGATATTGATACAGTTGAAAGATTAGAATCAATGTTTAATGGCTAA
- a CDS encoding gamma carbonic anhydrase family protein: MKLDEPVKIFPGAQVFGDVEIGKNCSIWHGAIIRGDSGPIRIGKNTNIQDNCVLHSSLGLTLKIGDNVSVGHCAVVHGCVLEDNVLIGMNATVLDGAKIGKNSIVGAGAVVGENKEFPENSLILGVPGKFIKETSQEQREHILWNAEHYVELANEYDE; this comes from the coding sequence ATGAAACTCGATGAACCCGTAAAAATATTCCCTGGTGCACAAGTATTCGGTGATGTTGAAATTGGTAAAAATTGCTCTATTTGGCATGGAGCAATAATTAGAGGAGATTCAGGCCCTATAAGAATTGGTAAAAATACTAATATCCAAGACAACTGTGTCTTACATTCCTCCTTAGGCTTAACTCTTAAAATTGGAGATAATGTATCTGTAGGGCATTGCGCTGTAGTTCACGGATGTGTTCTTGAAGACAATGTCCTTATAGGAATGAATGCTACTGTATTAGATGGTGCTAAAATTGGTAAAAATTCAATCGTAGGTGCTGGTGCAGTAGTTGGTGAAAATAAGGAATTTCCAGAAAATAGTTTAATCTTAGGAGTTCCTGGAAAATTCATTAAAGAAACTAGTCAAGAACAAAGAGAGCACATTCTTTGGAATGCAGAACACTATGTTGAACTTGCAAATGAATATGATGAATAA
- the glmM gene encoding phosphoglucosamine mutase, whose translation MEEKKLFGTSGIRGKIGSEISSELALKIGKSLAKYLNNTGKVVIGYDTRTTNRMLEQAITAGLIEDGLDVIKIAMVPTPLVGYATLKLGADAGIMITASHNPSQYNGIKLWNENGMAYTPEQEERIEEIYYNEDFAKVEWDKIGIISYNDEIKKQYIDDLLEIVDIKPGLKVVIDCACGAGSELSPIIFRKAGCEVITLNSQVDGFFPARNPEPNEANLSSLMKAVVATGSDLGIAHDGDADRMITVDEKGNVSAFDKLLALVSKKFGGTVVTTVDAGLCMDEAMTEVGGKVLRTKVGDVNVADVIIKENANFGGEPSGTWLHPDFCMCPDGILSGLRMAEIVSKEGKLSKLLDSFNDYPNIREKVICSKEEKIAVMENMEELLSNSFDDISEINTIDGVRLSFNDGSWVLVRPSGTEDYVRITLEAKTEEKADKIKDTCIKIIKENI comes from the coding sequence ATGGAAGAGAAAAAACTATTTGGAACTTCTGGAATCAGAGGCAAAATCGGTTCAGAAATTAGCTCAGAATTAGCATTAAAAATAGGTAAGTCATTAGCTAAATACTTGAATAATACTGGAAAGGTTGTTATTGGCTATGATACTAGAACTACAAATAGAATGTTAGAACAAGCTATTACTGCAGGATTAATTGAAGATGGCCTAGATGTTATTAAAATAGCTATGGTTCCAACACCTCTTGTAGGTTATGCAACTTTAAAGCTTGGTGCAGATGCTGGAATAATGATTACTGCATCTCACAACCCTTCACAATACAATGGAATTAAACTTTGGAATGAAAATGGAATGGCTTACACTCCAGAGCAAGAGGAAAGGATAGAAGAAATCTATTATAATGAGGATTTTGCTAAAGTCGAATGGGATAAGATTGGAATAATAAGCTACAATGATGAAATTAAAAAACAATATATCGATGATTTATTAGAAATTGTAGATATTAAACCTGGACTTAAAGTAGTTATTGATTGTGCATGCGGTGCAGGATCTGAACTTTCACCAATCATATTTAGAAAAGCAGGCTGTGAAGTAATTACCTTAAATTCACAGGTTGATGGATTCTTCCCAGCTAGAAACCCCGAACCAAATGAAGCAAACCTTTCAAGCCTTATGAAAGCAGTTGTAGCAACTGGATCTGACTTAGGAATTGCTCATGATGGCGATGCAGATAGAATGATTACTGTTGATGAAAAAGGTAATGTTTCAGCCTTTGATAAGCTTCTTGCACTTGTTTCAAAGAAATTTGGTGGAACAGTAGTTACTACTGTTGATGCAGGACTATGTATGGATGAAGCAATGACTGAGGTAGGTGGAAAAGTCTTAAGAACCAAAGTTGGAGATGTCAATGTTGCTGATGTTATAATTAAAGAAAATGCTAACTTTGGAGGAGAACCTTCTGGTACTTGGTTACATCCAGACTTCTGTATGTGTCCAGATGGAATATTGTCTGGTCTTAGAATGGCAGAAATCGTATCTAAAGAGGGAAAATTATCAAAACTTTTAGATAGCTTCAATGATTATCCAAATATTAGAGAAAAGGTTATTTGTTCTAAAGAAGAAAAAATAGCTGTTATGGAAAATATGGAAGAACTTTTATCTAATTCCTTTGATGATATTTCTGAAATTAATACAATTGATGGTGTTCGTTTAAGTTTCAATGATGGAAGTTGGGTTTTAGTTAGACCTTCTGGAACTGAAGATTATGTAAGAATAACTTTAGAAGCTAAAACCGAAGAAAAAGCAGACAAAATTAAAGACACTTGTATTAAAATAATTAAAGAGAATATTTAA
- a CDS encoding tetratricopeptide repeat protein, with translation MPIMSFGSQNINIITNKKAMTIRKLWKTPLKVGDRLHCYWNLASKEKKKIFEAEVIDVKTLPFKEIKNNEELAQEEGYEDSREMIREFKKMYPNGISDDDLFQVIYFEKLDINKWKGEKIDQKEMITQRADILFDTGKYDKSALCYNAALKIDPDDVYLLNKKGDNLSRLDRFDEAIECYDKALELEGSNEYIWNNKAIAMLNSGKVEEALVASDGALNANPTNPIVLYWRGFILEILAEFDKALAVYDKLITIDDSNPEVWNARGNVLTDMERPEEALKSYDKALELCLEDSEIDASAQNRKGNALLDLGRFEEAIKCYDRAIELEPKNTSFLLNKGVVLMELDKFDEAEILFTKVLALDPSNDDARVLKMECLDNM, from the coding sequence ATGCCAATAATGTCCTTTGGAAGTCAAAATATCAATATAATTACCAATAAAAAAGCTATGACTATAAGGAAATTATGGAAAACACCTTTAAAAGTAGGAGATAGACTTCATTGCTATTGGAACCTAGCTTCTAAAGAAAAAAAGAAAATTTTTGAAGCTGAAGTTATTGATGTTAAAACCCTTCCCTTTAAAGAAATAAAAAATAATGAGGAATTAGCTCAAGAAGAAGGATACGAAGATTCTCGTGAAATGATTAGGGAATTTAAAAAAATGTATCCCAATGGAATCTCAGATGATGACCTATTCCAAGTTATTTATTTTGAAAAATTAGACATCAATAAATGGAAAGGAGAAAAAATAGATCAAAAAGAGATGATTACTCAAAGAGCAGATATTCTATTTGATACAGGAAAATATGATAAATCTGCATTATGTTATAATGCTGCTTTAAAAATAGATCCTGATGATGTTTATCTTTTAAATAAAAAAGGAGACAATCTTAGTAGATTAGACCGTTTTGATGAAGCTATTGAATGTTATGATAAAGCTTTAGAGCTTGAAGGAAGTAATGAATACATTTGGAACAATAAGGCAATAGCTATGCTTAACTCTGGAAAGGTAGAAGAAGCTTTAGTTGCAAGTGATGGAGCATTAAATGCTAATCCAACTAACCCCATAGTTCTTTATTGGAGAGGATTTATTCTAGAAATCCTAGCAGAGTTTGATAAAGCCTTAGCAGTTTATGATAAATTAATTACAATAGATGATTCTAATCCCGAAGTCTGGAATGCACGTGGAAATGTTTTAACTGATATGGAAAGACCTGAAGAAGCATTAAAATCCTATGATAAAGCTTTAGAATTATGTTTAGAAGATTCTGAAATAGATGCATCTGCACAAAATAGAAAAGGTAATGCGCTACTTGATCTTGGTCGTTTTGAAGAAGCTATTAAATGTTATGACAGAGCTATTGAGCTTGAACCAAAAAACACATCTTTCCTTCTAAACAAAGGAGTGGTTTTAATGGAGCTTGATAAATTTGATGAAGCTGAAATCCTTTTTACTAAAGTTCTTGCTTTAGACCCATCAAATGATGATGCAAGAGTTTTAAAAATGGAATGTCTTGACAATATGTAA
- the glmM gene encoding phosphoglucosamine mutase encodes MVKKRLFGTFGVRRTANDVLTPEFASRLAASYGSIVGGTIAIGGDTRTSTPMLKYAITAGLLSSGCDVVDLGTLPTPAIQYAVRNYYDGGIIVTASHNPSKDNGLKFVDEFGIGTSDDMEIEVEKLYFDSEPNRASWDKIGDVFTNDTIIKEYIAETLKRVDVESIRNRKLKVVLDCGSGAGSYTAPYILKNLGCELTTINCQADGFFPGRDPEPIEANLQDLINTVKKLGADIGLAHDGDADRTICIDDKGNFVLGDKTFALVEKQMLKENGGGIIVTTVATSQAIYDIAEEYNGEVIATAVGDLLVARELKDTDGLFGGEENGGLIFPDFIYGRDAAMTVAKILEILVKEDKPLSELVAELPVYYQEKLKISCPDDLKEDVMDKIADEIKETTDFELDTTDGVKILKDDGWVIIRPSGTEPIFRCFAESDSQEKANEMANWGISLVEKYKN; translated from the coding sequence ATGGTAAAAAAAAGATTATTTGGTACATTTGGTGTAAGAAGAACTGCAAATGATGTTTTAACTCCTGAATTTGCATCACGTCTTGCTGCAAGTTATGGATCTATTGTTGGAGGAACTATAGCTATTGGTGGAGATACAAGAACAAGTACTCCAATGCTTAAATATGCAATCACTGCAGGATTGCTTTCTTCTGGCTGTGATGTTGTAGATTTAGGAACTCTTCCTACTCCTGCTATTCAGTATGCTGTAAGAAATTATTATGATGGAGGTATTATTGTAACCGCTTCTCATAATCCTTCAAAAGATAATGGGCTGAAATTTGTAGATGAGTTTGGTATAGGTACTTCTGATGATATGGAAATTGAAGTTGAGAAACTATACTTCGACTCAGAACCTAATCGTGCATCTTGGGATAAAATTGGGGATGTTTTCACTAATGATACTATAATTAAAGAGTATATTGCAGAAACATTAAAAAGAGTAGATGTAGAATCTATTAGAAATAGAAAACTTAAAGTTGTTCTTGATTGTGGTTCAGGGGCAGGTTCTTATACAGCTCCATATATTCTTAAAAATTTAGGTTGTGAACTAACAACAATTAATTGTCAAGCAGACGGATTCTTCCCAGGAAGAGATCCAGAGCCAATTGAAGCAAACCTTCAAGATTTAATTAATACTGTGAAAAAATTAGGTGCTGATATTGGCCTTGCTCATGACGGTGATGCAGATAGAACCATTTGTATTGATGATAAAGGAAACTTTGTTTTAGGTGATAAAACCTTTGCACTTGTTGAAAAACAAATGTTAAAAGAAAATGGAGGAGGTATTATTGTAACTACTGTAGCTACTTCTCAAGCTATTTATGATATTGCAGAGGAGTACAATGGTGAAGTAATAGCTACTGCTGTTGGCGATTTACTTGTTGCAAGGGAACTTAAAGATACTGATGGTTTATTTGGTGGAGAAGAAAACGGTGGTTTAATTTTCCCAGATTTTATCTATGGAAGGGATGCAGCTATGACTGTAGCAAAGATACTTGAAATTCTTGTTAAAGAGGATAAACCATTATCTGAACTTGTAGCAGAGCTTCCAGTTTATTATCAAGAAAAATTAAAAATCAGTTGTCCTGATGATTTAAAAGAAGATGTAATGGATAAAATAGCAGATGAGATTAAAGAAACTACTGATTTTGAGCTTGATACAACTGATGGAGTTAAAATCTTGAAAGATGATGGTTGGGTAATTATCAGACCTTCTGGTACTGAACCAATCTTTAGATGTTTTGCTGAATCTGATTCTCAAGAGAAAGCAAATGAAATGGCTAATTGGGGAATTAGCTTAGTGGAAAAATATAAAAACTAA